TGCTCCGGACAGCGGGATGGGCAGTGtgtaaatttaataagtaagctTATTGCCGTGTGATGGCTCAGAACAGAGCAGTCCACTCTTCCTACATATGACCAAGAAGGCCCCTTGGCTGGACAATATAAAGCAACCGACAGCATAGTGCTTAGAGGACGGGGCCGCTGGGTTGGGTGGTACTCAAGATGTTCCTGAGCAAGAGAGGAGGATCTTCCACAGCACCTATGAGTTTcagagaagtagtagtagtagtaggagaaTTACAGTGACCTCTGTAAAAAGCAAGGAAAGTTCTCCACTCAGAAGGTTTCAACCTCCGTTTGGATGTcaagatgaggagagagaggagtaGGCTGAAATTGCCTACAGTAGTCTGCTTGCAAGATATCttagaaaatatttactaactGTAAAAACCCCTGGCACTAGAACTTGGAGGTAGATTAACATCCTTGATTATCAAGTCAGAAGGCTGGAAAACCTACTGAAATATCTATGAGAATACGGCAAACAACATAAAATTTAACATACGAAACCAGAACAAGTCAGTCAATAAAAAAAGCAGTGGCAAATCTGTCCCAATGATGCCATAAATCTGGAGCATAGCACAGGAGTGAGAGAACTGGAAGACGTTGGCCTGTCTACCCTGTTGGAGAAAAATTCCCAAGAAGAACACGGACCGCCAGGATAACAAACCAATGGGCGGTCAGACAAATCGCCTTCATGCACGGCGCAATCCAACGGTCCCTTCTCCCCTTCCAATGCTCCAACAACTCAGACCCATCGGCCCCGGCCAGGGTCCCAGGCCCTTGGCTCTCTGCGGAGGTGGCTCAAAGCATCCCGCTTCTCTTACACATTCTGGGGAGACCCAGGTTCTCTAGATGGAGGTGGCGGCTCTCCAGCCGGGAAAAAGAGCAGCTGGGCAGCTCACCTGGAGGGCCCCGTGCCGGTTTAGCAGTAGCCTGCCCTCCCTCTTGGCCTTGGGGAAACTCCAGAAAGCTGTACAGTTGCCAGGACGTGGCAGTTCCCCTCACCTACCGTGGACCGGAAGGCTTCCCTAAAGGGCCCCCCTGCCCTCTTGACGGGCGTGTAACCAGGAGGGAGTGCCATAGCGAAAGCCTTCCGTcggctcccccctcccctcgcgGGCACTGTGAACCGACACCACCCAGAGgcctctccggggggggggggggcggttgcATAGCAGCAGAGCTCCGTGACAACAATCTGGGCCTGGAAATAATCCCCGAGGGATTCCAGCACAGGGGACGGAGGTTTGTTTGTCTCCCGACTCCTGGTCTACACAGCAGGGCAAGGCTTGATCGGTCTCTTCGCTGTGCGTTGCAGGGCGAGTGGAGATAGGCAGGAAATAGGCCGGTTCTCATAGGAGGACGGAGAAATCTTTCACCTATAAGCAATTGTCACACTCTGTTTTGCCTATGAAAACTATTTATACTTGGTAAATTACAAAGGCGCCAATTGTTTATCATTCGATGCATACTTTGCATTCCTTGCTAAACACAAGACCTCTCAGGATTAATTCTCAGATCCAGACATCTTGCTGTATCATGCAAGCTACACAAAAGTCACTGCAAATCCTTCAGCTTCTCAGTCAACCACTGGCATCATTTGTAATAAAAGTGGTGCTGACATTTATGATCTGGGCCAATAAACTCTTAACACCATCGAAGTTTAAATCGATGTCCCTTGCACATTTATCGAAATAGCAACTTACACCACACcaaggaaaattgcttcttccctATGGTTTTCCTCAAGTAATATTTTGCTTCTACCATGTAAAACTTTTATGGCACTAAGGAACCAAACTTTAATTCCATGTTTATATACTTTTCATTTTCTCTAAACTAACAAACATAATAGAATTTTTTCTCTCCTGATAATTGTATATTCCTCAATGAGCTGCTAAACAGGCAAATCATTTCCCCTTGATAATAAAGCTGCCTCCACCGCTGGGCTCTTCCTCCATCCGTCTGTGCCCCTGAGCTCCCTCTGGGTCAGAGTTCAGGGGTGGGGCGCACCCTGCCTTCGCCTCTGGGCCCCTTCCCCTTATGGTAAAGCAGGGGAGCCGCCTCCTGAAAGGCCCTTGTCGCGCAGCCTTCCTTCCCACGGACTGACCCCAGGCGGGGGGGGCATTGCTGGGGGCCCCCTATGTGCCTGGTGGCTTCTCTTGCAGAAGGTGTTTCGTGGCCCGGCTGGGGAAGATCCTCAGAAGCAACGGCATTAACTTCTAGCCCCTTCTGGGTCACGGAAACATCTGCCAGGGAAACCAGCAGGCTcagccccacagttcaaccctgagccacAGGCGGCCTCTTCCGTTGGCCTTTCCCAAGGAGACCCAGCCGGGTGAGCTCATCCTACTTTGTTGTTGCAAGGCTGGAAAAGCTCCTGGGTCTCTTTCTCCACCTAGGAGGCAGCTGCGAGGGTCAGGCCCCCCTCCCTTTCCTGACCCTTCCCCCGTTTCTTCACTCCGCCCCTCCCTCCAAGGTCTTCGGCCATTACATAAATAGAACACATCTGCATTTCAACAGGACTCCCTATTATGCAGGGCGTGTCACAACTTTCCATTATCAGCCTGTGTCCCATAGGGCCCCCATACACCTTCCTTGTATTGGTCAGTTTTGGTCACAAGGGAAACCAATACTTAATATGGGAACTATGGATCAGAGATTTGGAAAGTTCACCTCTAGGAAATGTTTGGTGCAGGTGAAACGGCTTCCATACAAATACAGGCCTAGCGGTTCCCGTCACGTCCACTGAGCgtaactggggggtgggggggtgtaatACCTTAAACTTCCTTCCCTTAAGGCTTAGAGGGTCCCTTTAAGTGCCGCATGCCTTTACCTTAATGAATTCTTCAGTTTTCCTGTGGCAATTATTTCATTCAATATCTGCTAGTATTTTGAAGTGAGAGAAAcgtaactttttcttttaaatgcttGAATATGAGCTGATGTGGCTTACCTTAAAACGTTCCGAGATGCCTTGAGTGATACTGACTGTGAATTCTGCAATTCGGGGAGAACGAAATTTCCCTTTCTTTCGATCCGGTTCATATTCGGTTTTTGTCTTCACCACCACCTTTCCAAGGAAGACCAACAGAGGAGCCATTACCAGCACATCACTGCCTCAACACAAACGCATCGGCTTGGTTGCCGCTTTTGGCCCTGAGCCACAGAATAAAGAAGTGGGAAGTGACCGTCCTCTTCTAGGCCATGGCCAACACAAGAAGCGCAAGAAGGATCCCTGATTGGTTTATTTTGTCCTTTCGAGCACACGAAACGCAAACGGCGGGGTTTAAATAATTCCCTGTGATCTTCTCGCAGAGTCTGTCAGGAAACGCTTTTCCAGGAAAGACGACTAGAAAGGGCATTTTAAGGACATTGGGCTCAAGCACCTTATTTTCTAATCAGCTTTGggtttataattattttataaattaatatGTGGCCTTTAAACAAATGCTTGCAAAGTGAGGACCATCTGAAGGCTAATTAAAAAGGAGGTAACAATTTCCTGTATCTCACTGGGCCAATTGGCACCACATAAACCGGTCCTTGGCCGGTTCTGATCCACAGCCCTCGGGTGAGATTCCAGTTTTCTAGCCTGGCTTCCAAAACTCTTGATCGATTGTAAGCGGCCTTGAGAACAGAAAAACATATCCACCCTTTGGAGACATAGTGGAAGGCATGCCCTTTTGTTGGGAAAGGCTGAACGAAAGAAATGGGGCagagaacagcagcagcagcagcattaaCTGACAAAATGGCTCTAGATCATGGCAGGTGGAGGTGTGGCAGCTTCTTCCCCGGGGGCTCCTGCTTGCAGCCTTCTGGGCACAAGGAAGAGCGGCATGGGGCCGACTCAGTCAGAACCCGGCCTGCCTCAATGCACTCCGCGTTTCGACTCAGTCAGAACCCGGCCTGCCTCAATGCACTCCGCGTTTCAAGGGCAGCGGCTGTCCCACCTCTTCCTAAAACCCTCCAGTGACGGGATCACCTACAACTTCCCCTGGTCGATTGTCCTCCTGGTCGGTCGGTCAGGGAGTTTCTCCTCGGTCCCAGGTGGCTTCTCTGCATTTTCCCCAAAggctcaatatcctttttgtaatgtggtgactgAAACTGGATgtggtattccaagtgtggtcttactaaggctttacaaAGTGGCACTGAAACATCACGTGGCTTCGATTCTATGCCTTTGTTTATGCAACCGTGTAAGCTTTTCTGGCTGCTCTTACCTACTAATGGTTCGTGTTTAAGTGATCATCCACCAGCACGCCAAGGTCTCCCCAGCAGCTGCTGCTTTGGAGCCGGATTCCACCTAATCTGCACCTGTCCTTTGGTCCCTCTTGCCTAGGCATCAAACCTTGACTTTCTTTACATTAAATCTCATGTTGTTGGACAGGGTCTGTTGTTCAAGTCTGTTAAGATCTTTCTGGATCCTGAGTATTTCTTGTGGGGTTGTTGGCTCTTCCTGCTCGCTTAGTgtgatctgcaaatttgatgacacTAATCTAGCAGaaatagcaggggggggaaagcaattatttaattattatatgaACATTATAATCTGAAAACAACATCTACCTATGAAAAGTGGAAAAGGGCAAGTGAGTAAGGGATACATTGTGATTGTAAGGAGTGTGCCTGGAAAGTTCAGGCAGGTGGCGGGCTTTGTGGGTGGTGTGATGTTGTTTTTTTTGCTGTGACAACAATAACAGGCTTCTTGAGACATATTGAACAGCATGGGAGAAAAGAATCCGTTAATGAAGCTGCTCAGTGAAGTTGCTCAATGCTTTTAGTTCAGTCTTCTCTAACACAGGCTGCTAGTTTTATAAGACAAATACAAAATGCAGAATGAATTTTAAGATTGACAGAAATTAGTTGGAATTGATATTTACAAGGGATCAGCTTTAAAACTCCAGAGTCTGATAAACTATCTTAGAATACTAAAGGAACTAGCTTAAAATCTTGCCAAACATTTGTATCATATTTTTAAGAAACATTGGGGAAACAATTAAATGCTAGGTAAGCTAGTAAATTGTGCGTATGTGTGTATAATGAGATCGCAGGTTAATTTCAGCAGATTATTTGCCAAAGTGCTCCAGGACACTGTGGCCTGAGGCAGGTGGCTGAGTGGCTTGCAAATTGCCCTCGGAGCAGGTCTCCATTCTTCATTCCAGGTTGGGCTGAATGACTTGAAGGGAGAGGCTCCCCGAATCTGCAAGCGAACTTCTGAGCAGAACCAGAACCTTCCCAAATCAAAAGGACTTTTTCCGTTCCAGCATTTTCACTTCGTGCTCTTAGGAAAGAGTTGGGCGCTGGGTTCCAGATGCCTCTTTGAGCACCACAGCACCGTGATCCTAAGGCTAAAATGAGCTTATCCTACGGGTGCAGGGCGGTTGGTTTGACTCCTGGGTACTTTCTGATATCTGAACGGGAGAAAGGCCCTCCTGCCGAAGCTTCGGCGCTTATTTCAGCTCCCACGGGGGAGAAATCGTCAAACTACATCCCTCTCCTACCGTTCATCCCCCGCAGCAATGGAGGGAGACGGCGGGCCTGCCTCTCCTCGCCGCCCCTCCTGCAACGGAGGCGGCCGAGGGCGATACGGCAGCAGCAGCGGAGGAGCGAGGCAGCGACAGGCGGCGGCCACACCCAGCGAGGAACAAAGCCGCTCCGCCAGGCGCGGACAAAGAGCCGCCGTCCTCCCTTTGCGGCAGCGCTTCTCCGCCATTCCTGCCACGCAACGTTTCGGCCCCCAAATTTGCAGGTTTCCTTTGTGCGCTGATTAAAACAGCCCGTCGTCAATTCTGAATTTCCTCTCCGACAGAATTGACTTTAAACGCATCTACAATTTTCCTTTCAACGCGCCCGCTCGGCATGGGAATAAGAACAGTGTCATAACTGAAGGCAGACAGCTAAAAATATCCAACCAGGTAATaaaaagctgatttttttttttaaacgaagCCCGCTTCGCACTGACCGCTCCAGAAAAGTCCCGGCGGGGAAGAATCTGGTTTTGCCGCTATGGGTCCGGGATTCCCTGAGGGGGGGCGCGCGAtggagcccccccctcccccccctgggTTCCCCGGGAAGGAGCGTGCAGTCGCCTCCCGCCGGAGATGCCCCGCCTTGGCTCCGAGGAAGGCGGCAGCGCTGCGGGGCAACGAATCCCTTCGCGGCGGGggtgctccctccctccctggggtTCGGCCCCTTCGGCTACCTTGTCCGGCGGGGGGAACTGGAGCTGCCCGACGTCCAGCGGGGTGATGAGCGGGATGGTGTCGAAGCCGTCCTCCGCCGGGGCCGTCTTGCCGCGCTTCTCGCCCAAAGGGCCGCCCAGCTTCACCATCCTTCCCTCGCCAACCAGGGGAGCCTGCAAAGGTTCGCGCGCTCAGCCGAGCTGCGTCCGCCCCCGACACACACCCCCCCTCGCAGCCCAAAGACCCACCTGCCCGGTCCCTGCCGCTCTGCCTGTGGAGCCCAGACGGCGCCTCCCCTTCCCCGCGGGCggcaccaccaccagcagcagctcCGGAGTGACGCAGCCGCGCGTGGCCGCCGCCTCCCCCGCCCAGCCCGGAGCGCCACCCTCGGCCGGGGCTGCGGCAGGACGCGGGGAGGGCGCTGGGCGGAGAGCACCTGGCCGTCAGCGCCGCCTTCGCCCAGCTCCCCTGGCCGTTGGGCGGAAGCCACTcgcacccccccccctttccctgggaTGTCAAATTCCCTTGACGGACAGCTCAGCCCTTGCAAGTTTCCCTGGGAGACTCACTGGGTGGGGAACCAAAGAGGCCCAAACCCCCACAGGACTCTCACTTTTAGTAAGTCAAAGCGCCACCCGCCCCATTGCTTCAGCCTCGCAGCCTTGTCCTGTTTTAAGCCCTCCGGGGGCTGTGCAGGTGAATCCAGAGACGACTGAGGGTCCGTGATGAATTTTAGAAAGAAATACAAGCCACGCACAACTTCCGACATGGCTTTTTGTGCCTACAAAGAGAGAGGCAGGCTgcccttcgggggggggggggcgaccctcaCTGCCCTCCTGCCAAGTCCTCAGAGTCAGGCCCCCGAGTGTCGGGCCCTCCGTTCTCCTGGGACCCGGCCGCAGGAGCCCCGTggctgctggggagccccccGTCGTTCCAGCCGCTGCCCGGGGCCCTGGCAGAGGAGCGGAGGGGGGCCGGAGGGTCGGACGGCAGCGGCCCTTCCTCGGAGGAGGGGTGCCTTTCTTTCAAAGGGCAGGACCCCGCCGGCCCTCCTGGAGCCGGAGAGGGCTGGGCAGGATCCAGAATCGGTTCCTGGGCGCCTTTCCCTACTGCAGGCCTCGCCCTGTCCAGTGGGGCTCCCAGGGTCCGAACTCACTGGGCGAGAGGCCCCCCGGGTGGGGCAGGCCCTTCTCTGACAGGAAGGATGCTGAGGCTGCCTGGGTGGAGACCTCTGACTTCTTGAGCATTTCAGGGCCTGCGCTTCCGTCGCTGCTGGCCTTGCAGTGGGCCCTCTTGTGTCGACGCAAGACGGCCGAGCGGCTGAAACATTTAGCGCAGGCCTCGCAGCGGTAGGGCTTCTCCCCAGTGTGCGTTCTCACGTGTCTTCGCAAGTCTCCAGATCCCGCAAAACATTTTCCTGCAAAATAAGATACGTATTGTTCTTCCGGCAAAGAACCACAGTTTCCGTTCTAAAGTGACCAGGTTTTAATGAATGTGGTTTGTTTTCATGCGTGCCTATGCACCGAAGGCAGGCCTGTCCTCCATTAGCCTAGTGGGCAGATCAGACACAGAGGTTCAAAAGCGCCAGGGAGGCTCCACGTGTCGGGACGGGTGGCCGTGCCGGGCCAGCTGTCAGCCAGCGGAAGTGGCCGATGTGTGTGTGGAATGGggggtatcatcccgcttgtttatattttggggatgtttttctatctcgatgtcttccatgattattcttttgctgtagtcatggaagccatcgagatagaaaaacatccccaaaatatgaacaagcgggatgatacctcccgcttaccagacatctggaaaccagccctcaaacatatcccagccatagaaaccagactcagaacacacattgtaaaacaatcaagtagcctgcaagtcccaactactcaggatatcacgcctaatctacaaccattaactaatcagcatacctcagctacatcaacgaccccaattgttaccccactgactcaccaggaagtttctacacagcaggcaattgctgagccatcaaaccacacccagccaccagtatttatagaaggaaggcagcttaggtctcgcagtgttcgcctgagaacaaggacagaaacaccagcctgaagatgacgagtgagccCTCGTCGAAGTTGAATTAAAGGTTATGCTTTCTTCTTGGATTTATCCCTGTTTGGCCTAaccggggtgggtggggtggggtggagggttTGTTgttgaaaagcttaataaattgcagGCTGGTGGGTTGACACTTGTGAGGCATATTTTGAGCGacggagctgcagcagagggatgaaagagccacaatTGTGGCTGAGCCCTGCACTAGTCCAACAAAGAGACAAAGACACAAGGACATTTTAGTGAAACCGGCAAAATTGCCAAATAAAGGTGCTCCATTGGAGATATTTCAAAGGATTTTTGAAGAAATGCGAAAGCTTGAAGATACAATGACAGCACCAACATCCGATACTGAAAAAGTGCTACACAACAGAGGCTTTAAAGAACTGAAAGATGCAAAGGAGACAAATGTATAGGCTGAAAGGATGAAGAGGTAAGACAAACCCCAGTCTATGCAGAAATACTGGAAAATAAAATAGGCAGGTGTGAAAACTAAACTGGAAATCCAGACAGTCAGAATGAGTCACTTGGATTCACAAAAGAGGGCTAGAAATTCACAAGGAAACGGGAGAAAGAAAACCGGTGTGGAAATGAAATCCTACAAAAGCATCTTGTCAGGGCAAAGATTACGAATGTTAAGAGCGAAAGAAAGGAATATGAAGTTGATCTATTGGTTCAGGGTTAAAACCAGAAATACTTTTACAAAGTTCTGGCAACCCTTTATAGACTTTTTGCTGATACTAGACAGAAACGTTAATGAATTTTAGACTTGTGGAGGGGGAAaggtcccaaaggggcttttcaaaaaaggcaactggactctggtttttctttgaagatgttttgtttttcatccaaggagcttcttcaactCAGATGGGCAAGGACTGATATAGGAAGAAGGGATTCAGGAAAGAGGTCTGAAAAATACACAGCTTGTACAGATCAGAAgttacttttctttctctttgatttcaatttttcaattttttttcttttactttccattttactattattaaaatgtttaataaaactattttgaaattattattattattattattattattattattattattattattatttattagatttgtatgccgtccctctccgcagactcagggtggctcacagcagcaataaaacaatataaaataacacatctaatattaaaattaatattaaaaatctaaatctTAACGAATGCCTATGGTTTCCAGTAGACACAGGACATGTAATTCTTGATGTCTATATTATGACAATAACATATTGCCTGTTAATTCTTCGTTAACGGGGTGTAGGACCCTCTCCTGCCCtaaacctcccagagaccaattagatcctacagagttggcatcctctgctggcaggcctgggggccgtgaacgtAACATCTACGCACAACCGAGTTTTGACTGATTGGTACGTGTGGGTGTTGGATTGGATTGTTGGTTATGGTTTTACAATGGGGTTTCACtattttataatggggttttattgttattattttattaattaatatctgACTTTTGTAACATTTTGTAAGACTGTActgcatttttattgttgtaagtagCCCTGAGTCCCAATGGCATTGGATTAATTAAATTTGATAAGGAGGGGAAATCATTTGCCATTATTAATTGGTTTGAGTGATCAATACAATATATCTGCTGAATTTTCACTATTTTCAGCtgtgctctaaagcagtgtttcccaaccttttttgaaccgcggcacattattcatgttttcaaaattctggggaacactgaagggggggggggcgggggggctaaagaaaagtttggacaaaaaaaaatctcttcctccatttcactctatttctccctccctctttctctctcttccttccttcccttctttctctccacccctctttctttctttcttcctctctttcttcctctctttctctctccctccttcccaccctctatgtctttccctctccctccttccccccttttttctctctctctcttgctttctttccctctctttctcttgctttctttctctcattctctctcccctcctttttctctctctctctttctctctcgttcaccacgccagcaacagagagaaaaagaaagagcgagagagagacggagagagagtggagtgcgcagcagccatcagcctcctcgccctcccagacgtccccagcgcccggcctcacgccgcctcccgttagcccggccgaaagccacacagtcccggactcccggattgcttgcttctccggccagcgcggcgctttcctgggcagatggttttgctgaccggagaagcgagcgatccgggagtccgggactgtgtggctttgcgccatgaagagaaaacggccgacttttccctgctgccgttttctcttcatggcgcaaagccacacagtcccggactcccggattgctcgccccaaggcaggaggcggcggcggaggagagtgggcggatcgggcgggcaatggggcagggcggagaagccaggggcgcgtttggccggaggcaccgtggggaggcaggggcagggaggtgcggcagtaggtgcctccggccaaacgcgcccctggcttctccgccctgccccattgcccgcccgatccgcccactctcctccgccgcctctcgccgcggcacacctgacgatgtctcgcggcacactagtgtgccgcggcacaccggttgggaaacactgctctaaaggaacAGTGGAAAAATGGAACGGCTATCGTTTTTAATAGAACTTCCCAAAGCAGATCAGCAAAACGGCCTTCTGACTTACCGCAAACTGGACAATTATGTGGCTTTTCTCCTGCGTGCCTCGTCCGGTGTTTCACTAATTTCCGTGGCAAGTTAAATGATTTCCCACACTCGTCACACGTGAATACTTTTTCTGCTACGTGGTTCTTCTTGTGTTCTTTTAAATTACTGAAGTTGCTAAATCCTAAACGGGAGAGAATGCAACTCAGAACGGTCAGTCGGAGGGTGAAATGGACGGCAAAGGGGTCGTGCCTTTCCACCAGAGCtggggggtggtgggggtgggggcaaagAGAGGAGCTGGAGGATGTGCGGACGGAGCCGCCTGCCATTTAACCATCGGACTTGGAAAAGGGAGAGTGCGTAACTGGAGCCCCCGAGCTGCTCCGCTCTTTCTGGCTATGGGCACCTGCCCCCCTCAGGCCAGAGCCATTTGAGCCGTGGTCTGTGGCTTGCCACGCTTTAGGCTCTTTTAAAGTGTATTCCTTGCTGTGGGAATTTGTGAGGGGGGGTTGTCACTGCATGcagccaaaacaaattccttctgGATTGTCAAGGTcgtcctttgtctttgcactcctgcacctgcacggaaggagatgggagttgctgccaagttggcCCATGAATGTGAtggactggggggggggtgttgtgggGAGGGACAAGGGCTTGGACTGTCAACTGGGTGGAGATATGGGTCTCTGCCAGATACGCCCACAGGGCTCTGctcataaattggaactttggggAATATACTTCGCCTTGGGCTCGGGCTCCGTTTCTGATGCTCTTTGGGCGCCCAAACCAGGCGTGGTGGGGGGAGGGCCCCGGGCTGGGATGACGGCTTGGATTGCCTGTCCAGGGGCGTTTGACCAGACCTACCTCGGCCACAAACATCACACAGATGCGGCTTTTCTCCCGAGTGAATAATAATGTGGCGCTGGACATCTCCAGAGGCAGCAAATCTGTAACACCATCATCAAAGCCCCCGTCAGTGCTCCAGTCAGCGCTTCCCGGACCCTCCTGCCTTGAACGcgtcatgtcccccccccccccaatctctccCTCACAACGTCTGCCTGGTCACCAACACTCCCTGGAACTCCAGCCACAAAAAGGCTGCCGGCCTGTGCCCCACCCCGTCCCCCGCCCCACCCCGACTTCTGCAGAGTTATATGGACGAATTGGCCCTGCTTGCTCTGCGCTACTAGGAAATTacaagaaaacattttaaaagccaaAAGGCTTTATGTCGAAAGAGTGTCCTTTTTGCAGAAACTcaggaataaatatatatatatatattcacaatcATCAGGCTGACGttttaagctttgtgctgctgtaaatatggaagtatatatatatgagacacatacagatagaattgttggctatcaacaaaattaactgccttggaaatggccctgggttgggctgagaggcagataaggagctgtgatgttccttcaatacaccagggtgattcgaacacaaaaatatgtaatccttccctggtgcagagctgaagggattggatactgtagcctagaggacaattctctgccttataaggcaacggttgcaggttcaagtctcagtgggtatggctagctgatgaggccaaaataaggccgaaatagatctatcctagtctcccttaattttcaacttcagcaaaaaaacatatatacatatatacacacacacacacacacacacacatatatacacacatatatatacacacatattttCTATTCAGCATGACTGTTAAGCAAGCTGGGCAGCAGCTTTCCGTgaggaaatacattttaaaaaaggataaatAATGGACCTTGCTGGATTGTATCAGATTTGCTGAAGGTTTacaatttgaaaaataatttaaatttgtaATTGATTAAAAACAGATCCACAAACGATGTAGTCACCAGTAGCTCTAGAAGCCCAAGCTCTCTGGCCCGGGGTTGAGCCCCATCTTAGGAGAAGCCAGTCAGGGCTGACTTTATGCAGCTGTTCTTCACTTGCTGTTGTGTTTCTCCTGTGCTGCTGACCACCGTCCAGGGAAGGA
This DNA window, taken from Erythrolamprus reginae isolate rEryReg1 chromosome 7, rEryReg1.hap1, whole genome shotgun sequence, encodes the following:
- the NSG1 gene encoding neuronal vesicle trafficking-associated protein 1 isoform X1; this translates as MSEVVRGLYFFLKFITDPQSSLDSPAQPPEGLKQDKAARLKQWGGWRFDLLKAPLVGEGRMVKLGGPLGEKRGKTAPAEDGFDTIPLITPLDVGQLQFPPPDKVVVKTKTEYEPDRKKGKFRSPRIAEFTVSITQGISERFKATALILFALAFLTCVGFLVVYKVYKYDQACPEGFVFKNNQCIPAGLESYYSEQDSSSARGKFYTVINHYNLAKQTITRSVSPWMTVLSEEKLSEQETEAAEKPV